The following coding sequences lie in one Ictalurus punctatus breed USDA103 chromosome 16, Coco_2.0, whole genome shotgun sequence genomic window:
- the LOC124629043 gene encoding uncharacterized protein LOC124629043 produces the protein MEWLQPEEGARSTVTEQRLQAPLWYLIPTSPPSIRVNLPHPHLFSLTNNVAEVGREQHQQSGELEEDEIVHSCKPSSPTHHLSALLSGIQSDLRETLHLGPLEQKLLIVVGQAMPLSPLLSDPEDLEKLIKLGQIQAQDGTLTTNIIRNKFQ, from the exons ATGGAATGGCTACA ACCAGAAGAGGGCGCTAGGAGTACTGTTACTGAGCAACGCCTTCAAG CACCACTGTGGTATCTAATACCAACATCTCCTCCTTCAATCCGTGTTAatctcccccacccccacctcttttctctcaccaACAACGTAGCGGAAGTTGGGAGGGAACAGCACCAGCAGTCTGGGGAGTTGGAGGAAGATGAAATAGTTCACAGCTGCAAACCCTCCTCCCCTACTCACCATCTCAGTGCACTGCTATCTGGCATCCAGAGCGACCTCAGG gAAACGCTGCACCTGGGCCCTTTGGAGCAGAAGCTGTTGATTGTCGTTGGCCAGGCCATGCCCCTTTCTCCTTTGCTATCTGACCCTGAAGATTTGGAAAAGTTAATAAAGCTAGGCCAGATCCAGGCACAAGATGGGACTCTCACAACAAATATCATTCGCAACAAGTTCCAGTAA